Proteins encoded in a region of the Orenia metallireducens genome:
- a CDS encoding GGDEF domain-containing protein, translated as MNTISKINHMLANVKGVIEVKKMRNPIQPNQDSLMSELDNDHHLSKVSRAKSKSLVGVVIGELIKRELTVSLDTKTNKAIEMFEDYGCLQEIVVLDDDKPVGLLMKNKIFSRLGTRYGYSIFIDRSVKLIMDKNPLIVDANTPIEEVSTQAMSRDIDNIYDCIIVTKDDKYLGVVSIKNLLDKFSKLKIEHAKNLNPLTNLPGNIMIEREVTERILKNKIFSVLYIDLDNFKAYNDYYGYKKGDQVISYTAELLKEVVIHVGDEGDFVGHIGGDDFVIVTIPEKDALISQSIIDIFDLEIKKFFNEEDRQQGYIMTKDRQGNICKTPLVSISIAIVSNKDREINSHLKVSDIAAEVKKRVKKMDGSNYQRELRRN; from the coding sequence TTGAATACTATATCTAAAATAAATCATATGTTGGCAAATGTTAAGGGAGTAATAGAAGTGAAAAAGATGAGAAATCCTATTCAACCTAATCAGGATAGCTTAATGAGTGAATTAGATAATGACCATCACCTATCTAAGGTTAGTAGAGCAAAGAGTAAATCTTTAGTTGGAGTTGTTATTGGAGAGTTGATCAAAAGAGAGTTAACAGTAAGTTTAGATACTAAAACAAATAAAGCAATTGAAATGTTTGAGGACTATGGTTGTTTGCAGGAAATAGTAGTTTTAGATGATGACAAACCAGTAGGTCTATTGATGAAGAATAAAATCTTTTCTAGACTAGGAACCCGTTATGGGTACTCGATATTTATCGATAGATCAGTTAAATTAATCATGGATAAAAATCCATTGATAGTAGATGCCAACACTCCTATTGAAGAGGTATCTACTCAGGCTATGAGTAGAGATATTGATAACATATATGACTGTATAATAGTAACTAAAGATGATAAATACCTAGGTGTAGTATCTATCAAAAATTTGTTAGACAAATTTTCTAAATTAAAGATTGAGCATGCTAAAAATTTGAATCCCTTAACAAATCTACCTGGAAATATAATGATTGAAAGAGAGGTTACAGAAAGGATTTTAAAGAATAAGATCTTTTCAGTTCTTTATATAGATTTAGATAATTTTAAAGCTTATAATGATTATTATGGCTATAAAAAAGGTGATCAAGTTATTAGCTATACAGCAGAGTTATTAAAAGAAGTGGTGATACATGTTGGAGATGAAGGTGATTTTGTAGGGCATATTGGTGGAGATGATTTTGTAATAGTTACTATTCCTGAAAAAGATGCGTTAATTAGTCAGAGTATAATTGATATATTTGACCTAGAAATTAAGAAATTTTTCAATGAAGAGGATAGGCAACAGGGATATATCATGACAAAGGATAGACAAGGTAATATCTGCAAGACTCCTCTAGTAAGTATCTCGATAGCTATTGTTAGTAATAAAGACAGAGAGATAAATAGTCATTTGAAGGTAAGTGATATTGCTGCCGAAGTTAAGAAGCGTGTTAAGAAGATGGATGGTAGTAATTATCAACGTGAATTACGCAGAAATTAA
- a CDS encoding YibE/F family protein: MRKVKVMVILAIILMIMGLFINIHSKDEWGNLEVKAIVLDTDNSDMIQAGISKIGFQSLQVKILEGRYKGEKISASNNLLGKLDIDNYYKEGDKIVVALLEKNNQIISAKAIDLYRQNWELLLFGFFVLLLILYAGYTGVKALFSFIASLYLIWNFLIPGLLEGKNPLLLSSVILLLLSAIIIFAVAGFNRKGLAAFVGTISGLAITIGITVFFGNRLELMGMTSPFAETLLFSGHLDLDMKDIFYAAIVIGASGAAMDIAMDIAASMEEIKLKRPDIERGELIQSGFNVGRAVIGTMTTTLLLAYSGGYLTLLMLFMTKNSTFSRMLNFKMVSAEILRTLTGSIGLVLVAPITAFFAGWTYSIDIRAIFDKEKEIEMVKNVEVSD; this comes from the coding sequence ATGAGAAAAGTTAAAGTAATGGTGATATTAGCAATAATTCTAATGATAATGGGATTATTTATTAATATACACTCTAAAGATGAATGGGGAAATTTAGAGGTTAAGGCTATTGTTTTAGATACTGATAATAGTGATATGATTCAAGCTGGTATCTCAAAGATTGGCTTTCAATCCTTGCAGGTTAAAATCTTAGAAGGTAGATATAAAGGAGAAAAGATATCAGCATCAAATAATTTACTTGGCAAGCTAGATATAGATAATTATTATAAAGAGGGTGATAAGATAGTAGTTGCTCTCTTAGAAAAAAACAATCAAATAATCAGTGCCAAGGCTATAGATCTCTATCGACAAAATTGGGAATTATTACTTTTTGGTTTTTTTGTATTATTATTAATCTTGTATGCTGGTTATACAGGGGTTAAAGCATTATTCTCTTTTATAGCAAGTCTATATTTGATTTGGAACTTCCTGATTCCAGGATTATTAGAGGGTAAAAATCCTCTATTATTATCCTCAGTAATTTTACTATTATTATCTGCTATTATTATCTTTGCAGTAGCTGGTTTTAATAGAAAAGGATTAGCTGCTTTTGTTGGAACAATATCAGGGTTGGCTATTACTATAGGAATCACAGTCTTTTTTGGTAATCGTTTAGAGTTGATGGGGATGACTTCACCCTTTGCAGAGACCTTATTATTTAGTGGTCATCTGGACTTGGATATGAAGGATATTTTTTATGCTGCTATAGTAATCGGTGCTTCAGGAGCTGCAATGGATATTGCGATGGATATCGCAGCTTCTATGGAAGAGATAAAGTTAAAGAGACCTGATATTGAGAGGGGAGAGTTAATTCAATCGGGTTTTAATGTTGGAAGAGCAGTAATTGGGACTATGACGACTACTTTACTTTTGGCCTATTCTGGAGGATACCTTACCTTACTAATGTTATTTATGACTAAAAACTCAACTTTTAGTAGAATGTTGAATTTTAAGATGGTATCTGCAGAGATATTACGGACATTAACAGGGAGTATTGGTCTGGTATTGGTGGCACCTATTACAGCCTTTTTTGCTGGTTGGACATATTCTATCGATATCAGAGCAATATTTGATAAAGAAAAAGAGATAGAAATGGTAAAAAATGTAGAAGTTTCTGATTAA
- a CDS encoding alkaline phosphatase: MKKGIFSKSLLFVLVAIVLLSGLSSIAVEAMSSKPVETKNEVKKIEEVKAPKYVFYFIGDGLGPAQRQLAEYYFKYQSKDQNAKLLMDQFPVAGINTTYSADSLVTDSAAAGTALATGYKTNNGVIAQLPDGTNLKTLAEVAKEKGMATGLVSTTRLTHATPASFATHIDNRNKENEIAAQYVESGVEFLAAGGYRYFVPKGGELKSKRKDDRDLVKEFKNKGYNTFISEADTTQFRSFAPQGKEKVVALFTYSHLPYEIDRDVNKLPSLAEMTEKGVDVLSKYDNGFFMMIEGGRIDHAAHANDPAGMLHDTLAFDRAISKAYKFYQAHPKETLIVVVGDHETGGVGLGFAKNYFLNVDKLAAVKVSTADVLNYGEGKYNGNRDEFFSYIDKNLGLSNLTVQEKAEIVKAMDMVDKGHKASAREYGGYDPVAIATTHVLSERANLQWTTYAHSATSIPLSAVGVGADNFGGYKDNTEIAKTMAKVMEVELAR; encoded by the coding sequence TTGAAAAAAGGTATATTCTCTAAAAGTTTATTATTTGTTTTAGTTGCTATTGTATTACTATCAGGGTTAAGCTCTATTGCAGTAGAAGCTATGAGTTCTAAGCCAGTAGAGACAAAAAATGAAGTTAAAAAAATAGAAGAGGTTAAAGCACCTAAGTATGTATTCTACTTTATAGGTGATGGTTTAGGACCTGCTCAACGACAATTGGCTGAATATTATTTTAAGTATCAAAGTAAAGACCAAAATGCTAAATTATTGATGGATCAATTCCCAGTAGCAGGAATTAATACTACATACTCTGCTGATTCATTGGTAACAGATTCTGCAGCAGCAGGAACAGCTTTGGCTACTGGATATAAGACAAATAATGGAGTAATTGCTCAATTGCCAGATGGAACGAATCTTAAGACTCTTGCTGAGGTAGCTAAAGAGAAGGGAATGGCTACTGGTTTGGTATCTACTACTAGATTAACCCATGCTACTCCAGCTAGTTTTGCTACTCATATTGATAATCGTAATAAAGAGAATGAGATTGCTGCTCAATACGTAGAGAGTGGTGTTGAGTTCTTAGCAGCTGGTGGTTATAGATATTTTGTACCTAAAGGTGGAGAATTAAAGTCTAAGAGAAAAGATGATAGAGATTTAGTTAAGGAATTTAAAAACAAAGGGTATAATACCTTTATTTCAGAAGCAGATACTACTCAATTTAGAAGCTTTGCACCACAAGGAAAGGAAAAAGTGGTAGCTCTGTTCACTTATAGTCATCTACCTTATGAGATCGATAGAGATGTTAATAAACTGCCAAGTTTGGCTGAAATGACTGAAAAGGGTGTTGATGTATTGTCTAAGTATGATAATGGATTCTTTATGATGATTGAAGGCGGAAGAATTGATCATGCAGCACATGCCAATGATCCTGCTGGTATGTTACATGATACTTTAGCCTTTGATAGAGCTATCAGTAAGGCTTATAAGTTTTATCAAGCTCATCCAAAAGAGACTTTGATTGTGGTAGTAGGAGATCATGAAACTGGTGGTGTTGGTCTAGGTTTTGCTAAGAATTACTTCTTAAATGTAGATAAGTTAGCTGCTGTTAAAGTATCTACTGCAGATGTATTGAATTATGGAGAAGGTAAGTATAATGGTAATAGAGATGAATTCTTTAGTTATATTGATAAAAATTTAGGGTTGAGCAATCTAACTGTTCAAGAGAAGGCAGAGATTGTAAAGGCTATGGATATGGTAGATAAAGGGCATAAAGCTTCTGCTAGAGAATATGGTGGTTATGATCCAGTAGCAATTGCTACAACTCATGTTCTATCAGAGAGAGCAAACTTACAATGGACTACTTATGCTCACTCTGCCACTTCAATTCCTTTATCTGCTGTAGGTGTTGGAGCAGATAACTTTGGGGGATATAAAGATAATACTGAAATTGCTAAAACGATGGCAAAAGTAATGGAAGTTGAATTAGCAAGATAA
- a CDS encoding EAL domain-containing protein, with protein MEIKDKILLEDLKKVIDNKSIRTLFQPIIDLKDGQILGYEALSRGPEGSELESPYKLFNLARKHNMLFTLEQVCREKALLNSKTIISGGKLFLNVDPGVIYDNNFKSGITKEIIDNIHISQEDIVIELTETTCIDDYNSFRLALDHYKQQGYQIAIDDTGAGYSGLQSIVSISYNYIKLDRSLIQDIDKEPIKQALLETFMRFSRKINSKVIAEGIETMAELDTLLAMGVDYGQGYLIARPQEKIGYNLEIVDYILRKNKEKKGFVDQNTIGKVAKRNTTIDISTDINRIIDIFEEDRGLGSLVVLDNESIVGLITRNRALYNNLDRNRDIFEIIKQNPLKVDYYTTIEEVIDKSMRRDLVDLYDCIIITKDDNYFGTVSIKELLKFCLNSDTREKVDTSYFNELFQRLVI; from the coding sequence ATGGAGATAAAAGATAAGATCCTCTTAGAGGATTTAAAGAAGGTTATTGATAATAAGAGTATAAGAACTCTTTTCCAACCTATAATTGATTTGAAAGATGGTCAAATATTAGGTTATGAAGCTTTAAGTAGGGGGCCTGAAGGTAGTGAATTAGAAAGCCCTTACAAACTATTTAACTTGGCTAGAAAGCATAATATGCTCTTTACATTAGAGCAGGTCTGTCGAGAGAAAGCTTTATTGAATAGTAAAACTATAATTAGCGGGGGCAAACTATTTCTCAATGTTGATCCAGGGGTAATTTATGATAATAATTTTAAGAGCGGTATAACTAAAGAGATTATAGACAATATACATATCTCTCAAGAGGATATAGTAATTGAATTGACAGAGACGACTTGTATTGATGATTATAATAGCTTTAGGTTGGCTTTAGATCATTATAAGCAACAAGGCTATCAGATTGCTATAGATGATACTGGAGCAGGGTATTCAGGGTTACAATCTATAGTCTCTATCTCTTATAATTATATTAAGTTAGATCGTTCTTTGATTCAAGATATTGATAAAGAACCGATTAAACAGGCTTTACTGGAGACATTTATGAGGTTTTCTAGAAAAATTAATTCTAAGGTTATTGCTGAAGGGATTGAGACGATGGCTGAATTAGATACTCTCTTGGCTATGGGAGTTGACTATGGACAAGGATATCTGATTGCTAGACCACAGGAGAAGATTGGCTATAATTTAGAGATTGTAGATTATATTTTAAGGAAGAATAAGGAGAAAAAGGGGTTTGTAGATCAAAATACTATTGGTAAGGTTGCTAAAAGAAATACTACTATAGATATTTCAACTGATATAAATCGGATAATAGATATTTTTGAAGAGGATAGAGGATTAGGGAGCTTAGTGGTTTTAGACAATGAAAGCATAGTTGGCTTAATAACTAGAAATCGAGCTTTATATAATAATTTAGATAGGAATAGAGATATATTTGAGATTATAAAACAGAACCCCTTAAAGGTTGATTATTATACCACTATTGAGGAGGTAATCGATAAGTCTATGAGAAGAGATTTAGTAGACTTATATGATTGTATTATCATTACTAAAGATGATAATTACTTTGGGACTGTCTCTATTAAAGAGCTCTTAAAATTTTGCCTAAATTCAGATACAAGAGAGAAAGTAGATACAAGCTATTTTAATGAATTGTTTCAAAGATTAGTGATATAA
- a CDS encoding bifunctional diguanylate cyclase/phosphodiesterase, with translation MGQKRKLLEELNKIIEGKDIQTLFQPIISLRDGEVLGYEALSRGPEGSPLESAPSLFTTALEYGRIEDLERICRDKSLDNFKNFDLNCKLFINVDPTMIYDFYNGNIKDIDVVQGNIVIELTEKTHIRDFNKFGEALQRCKAKGYKVAIDDAGAGYSGLQSIVSISYNYIKLDLSLVRNVHEDMVKYSLLESMINFARKIGAKVIAEGIECKEELKTLIELGVDYGQGYLIARPNEDIADRLEIVDYILEKKREFYRERNYSQIRHLVSKGVTVQIDDKVSDLFDIFEKKRYLQNIVILSKRKPVGLLTRNKFYSKMDTKYAYSTYIDEKVSAILEGSPLIVNENESIEQVAQLAMGRNIEDIYDEVIVIRENQYLGIASIRRLLDRLAQLQMEQARGIDSLTGLPGNLSIEKEVSSRLANGELFSVLYIDLDNFKPYNNKYGYKKGDEVLAFTADLLKNTLVKLGNNDDFIGHIGGDDFIIISTPDRDEAISKDIIKTFDKEILKYFSKEDIIKKSLVTEDRNGDICNYPLTSISISIINNHNNDIINYRQISDIALELKDSAQEEEGSGFIKLRD, from the coding sequence CCAATTATTAGTCTAAGAGATGGAGAAGTATTAGGATATGAAGCTTTAAGTAGAGGCCCCGAAGGTAGTCCGCTAGAAAGTGCTCCCAGTCTATTTACCACCGCTCTTGAATATGGTAGGATAGAGGATTTAGAGAGGATTTGTAGGGATAAATCGCTTGATAACTTTAAAAATTTTGATTTGAACTGCAAATTATTTATTAATGTTGATCCCACTATGATCTATGATTTTTATAATGGGAATATAAAAGATATAGATGTTGTTCAGGGAAATATAGTTATAGAATTGACCGAAAAGACCCACATCCGTGATTTTAATAAATTTGGCGAAGCATTACAAAGATGTAAAGCTAAAGGTTATAAGGTGGCTATAGATGATGCTGGAGCAGGTTATTCAGGTCTACAGTCTATCGTTTCGATATCATATAACTATATTAAGTTAGATTTATCTTTAGTCAGAAATGTTCATGAAGATATGGTAAAGTACTCTTTACTAGAGTCTATGATAAACTTTGCAAGAAAGATTGGTGCTAAAGTTATAGCTGAGGGGATTGAATGTAAGGAAGAGTTGAAGACTTTAATTGAATTGGGAGTCGATTATGGACAAGGATATTTGATAGCTAGACCAAATGAAGATATAGCCGATAGGTTAGAGATTGTAGATTATATCTTAGAAAAGAAGAGGGAATTTTATCGAGAGAGAAATTATAGTCAGATAAGACATCTAGTCAGTAAAGGTGTTACTGTCCAAATTGATGATAAAGTAAGTGACCTATTTGATATCTTTGAGAAGAAGAGATATCTGCAAAACATAGTGATCTTATCTAAAAGGAAACCTGTTGGCTTATTAACTAGGAATAAATTCTATTCTAAAATGGATACAAAGTATGCTTACTCTACATATATAGATGAGAAGGTAAGCGCAATACTAGAGGGAAGTCCTTTAATTGTTAATGAGAATGAATCTATTGAACAGGTAGCCCAGCTAGCAATGGGGCGTAATATTGAAGATATTTATGATGAGGTTATAGTAATTAGGGAGAATCAATATTTAGGTATAGCCTCTATTAGAAGATTATTAGATAGGTTGGCTCAACTTCAGATGGAACAGGCTAGGGGAATAGATTCTTTAACAGGTTTACCAGGGAATCTATCTATTGAAAAGGAAGTCTCTAGTCGTTTAGCAAATGGTGAATTATTCTCTGTACTATATATAGATTTGGATAACTTCAAACCCTATAATAATAAGTATGGTTATAAGAAAGGGGATGAAGTTTTAGCATTCACTGCTGATTTATTGAAGAATACTCTGGTAAAGTTGGGTAATAATGATGATTTTATAGGTCATATTGGAGGAGATGACTTTATAATTATCTCAACTCCTGATAGAGATGAGGCGATTAGTAAAGATATCATTAAAACTTTTGATAAAGAGATTCTTAAGTATTTTAGTAAAGAAGATATAATTAAGAAAAGTTTAGTTACTGAAGATAGAAATGGAGATATTTGCAATTATCCATTAACCTCCATATCGATATCTATAATAAATAATCATAATAATGACATTATAAATTATCGTCAAATCAGTGATATAGCCCTTGAATTAAAGGATTCTGCCCAAGAAGAAGAGGGAAGTGGATTTATTAAATTAAGAGACTAG